The genome window GAGAGCGGGCGTGGGGCCGGGATCGGGGAGGGGGGGAGACATGCACGTGGCCCTGGCGGGAGAGGGGAGCGGTGGAGTCGAGACATCGCAAGCCGCGCCGAAGTTCGTGCCCGATCCGCGTAGTCAGCATGAACGCCCGTTCGGTGGCAATCAAGGCAGCGCCAGCAAGAGAACCGCGTCCTCGCCGGCGCAGCGCCCATAGCTCAAACCCAATGTGCCCGGCAGCCTGGGGTCAAGGGGGCCACGCCCCCTTGCCGCCGGAGGCACTTCCATGAGGAACCGTGGTACACAACGGACGTCCCCTTTGTGGTCCCCGCGCTGAGGACTGCTTCACACAACACCGCTCGCTTTCCAACCCCCGCGTCTCGGTGAGGGGGCATACGGCACGGTGTCCGCGCTTGGACACGATCTCCTTCAGACAGTGTCCGGCGAGACAAGCCTCCGGCGGGCAAGGGGGTGTGCCCCCCTTGCATCCCCCACCAGGGTGCCCCTGGACCCGGCTTAAGAACGGGCCTCTCCTAATGTGACGCGTTCCACCGTGAAGGAACGATCCGCCCCCCGACCCGTGTTCGTGGCCCGCTTCGGAAAATAAGCCTTCCGCCCCTCATCCCCCACTTCCACCTCCTGGAACTCCTGAACCTCATAAAGATCGACCATCTTCGGCAGCGTCGGGGCGATGGCGATCGTCGACCGGATCCGCCGGGGAATCCAACCGACCTGCCGCGACAGCCAGACCTCGCAGTCCGCCATCCCTCCCCCCCGCACCACGATCTGCTGAACCCGCAGATGCAGGCACTCCTCACCCGCGATCTTCTCCCAACCCAGCACCTCAAGATTCGGCTTCTCAAGATACGACGGGAGCGACTCGTTCAGCTCAAAAAGCCGCAGACCCAGGAAGTGAGCCGGGGAGAACTGCCGGTCGAATTCTTCGTAGAGCGCCGACTTGTTGACGCCCAGGATCTTGTTCGGATCGTCCGATGAGAAGTCGGCCCGCGCCACCCGGTCTCCGTCGAGTGCCATCCGGACGCGATGCCAGCGCTTCCCGTCCGACGTCTTCCGGGCCGCCATCTCAATCAGTTCGATCTTCCCGGCCCTGGCCCACTTCCAGCGCCCCGGTCCCTCGAAGATCGCCAGCTTGTCGGTGCTGTCAGCCGGAGTCGTCTCCAAGAGCGTGAACTCGCAGTTAACCGACTCATAGTCGCGGAGGGCCTTCGCGACTCGTTCCCGAATCTCGGCGACTTTCGGGAGGTTCTCCGCTCGCAGATGCGTCGCCAAGAGACCCATTCCCAAGAGCAACATTCCGACGAACCGGGCGATCACTCGACGTCGACCAAGACCGAGTCGACCCGTCCCCCATTCCTGAGCAGCCATGACGAATCCTCACGAGGCCCCGAGACTCCATGACATGCGATCATCGAATCCGATTGGATTCGCCTCGGCAAGTGAAGAGCCGGTCCAGATGAGGACCTCCTCCGAGCGGCGGCACCCGGTTCCACCTCGCTCCCGGTCTGGGGGCATCACTACGGGAGGGGCTGACCCGCGGGGGCCGGACCCCGGGGAGCAGATCCACCCCCTTTGTCGACGGACGTTCCGACTGGCATCGGTCGCCCCGAGACGTTCTCCACCAGATAGCCCCAGAAGTAGGCATTCATCGGAAGCGTGACGATCGGAAACAGCGATGGGTCGCTGATAGGAGACCCATCAAACAACCAACCGCAGGGAAACCCCAGTAGGAGCAGCAACACCACCGCAAGTAAGGCCAGCCATTCCGGCAGAAATCCCCAGTGCTGTCGCTCCAGCAGCACCAGCGCACAGACCTCAATACAGCCCATGATCGCGATCGCAATCCGTCCCGCCCGATCCGGTCTCCTCAGCCAATCAGATCGACTCACGGCATCACCCCGACCGGCGCAAACCGACAATCCTCACCCTGAAGGGAACGTCCCCTCGACGAATGCTCCTACAGATACGCAGAAACGCCGCGTCGGTTTTCAAGCTCCTCATCGGCGGGATGGGGCCTCCTTCGGTTTTGAGCGCAGATCACTTTTCCTGGAACCCGCGTTGAGGACTCGCCCAACCTGCACCGCTCGCTTTGCATCCTCGCGGGTTGGTGACGGGGGCATCCGGCACGTTGTCCTCGCTTGGACACTTGCTCCTTCAGACATCTCTCGACGGGCAGGCCTCCGGCGGGCAAGGGGCATTCTGCCCCCTGCACCCCCTGACCAGGGGCCCCCTGGACCCGGCTCTTGGGGCAGCGCCATCACTCAGCGCGACGCCTGCACAACCCCCGGCGGAAGGTTCGGCAGGAACGGAAGCACAAACACCTGCAGATCCGCCGGCTCTCCCGTCATCTCACGCCACGTCTCACGCTGCTCCTCCGTCAACACCTCCTCCGCCAGGATGTCGTCCACCCGCCGGCGATACTCCCGGAACTGCCCCTGCAGATCCCCCGGATCGTCCGTCGGCCGGGGCGGCCGCGGCAACGTCCCACTCTGGAACAGCAGCGCGATCTCCTGCAACTGCTGCGGCGTGAGCGCAATGCCGCGCGCAATCTCCGGATCGGCCCGCAGACCCGGCAACAACCCCTGATTCTGTCGCAGAATCTCCGACAGCCGTCGCTCGACCGGCTTCGACAGCGCCTTGGCGATCGACTCGCGGACCGCCGTGCGACGCTCTTCCGCCATCTTGACCAGCTCCGCCGCCTCGACCTCCGCCGGATGCTGCGAAGCGATCTCCCGATCCCCCTCCTTGAGCTCCCCGGCCAGCCGGTCCGCCCGCGTGCGGTCCCCGGCCGAGAGCTTGAGATGCTCCTGCACCGCCGGATCGACCAGCAGGGCCGCGTACGACGCGCCGCTCAGATACGGAGGAACCCGCAGCCGATGCGGCTGACTCTGCACGGCCAGGAGCAACGGCAGCCGATCCTCATAGTGCGGGCCGCGGCGGGCGACCCACTTCTCGCGCTGCGTGTCATCCAGGATCGCGAGCTCCTTCTCCTGGACTTCTTTGGAATCCCCCCCGCCAAGCCGCGGCGGAAGACCGCCGATCGGCAAGGCGTCGATCCGCGTCCGCTGGTCCTCAGACACCTTCAGCTCCTGAGCCAGCCCCGGATCGGCCCGCAGGGCGAACTTCAGCCCGAGCGACTGATATCTCAGCTCCTCCAGCCGCCGGGCGGCTTCCTTTCCGAGTCGCTCCTCGATCCTCTCCGCCAGCCGCTTGCTGCTGCTCTCATCCGGCCGCTCCGAGGGGACTCGGTCGGGTTCCTTGGAAGCCGAACCATCCTTCCGCGCGACGTCGTCCTTTGCGCCGAGTTCCTGGAGGAGCTCCGTCGGGATCTCCTCCACGCCGATTGCCCGTCGGACGCTCGGAATCGACAGGAGCCGCGTGTACTGCTGAGCCGGCGGAATCAACTCCCACGCAATCGTCGGCAACGCCGGGCGCGGAGCCTCCTGGGCGCTCGCGACAAGACACAGCGTCATGGCCAGCGGAACGAGCCAGATGGGCCGCGGCCAACGGCTTCGACGAAGAACGGGAGCAGGGGCGGGGGCGGGGGCCGGGGCAGAGGGCGGCATCGATCGCCTTTCACAGGGGGACAGGAGCGGAGCACGTCGCCGTGGCCGAGGTCTCCACGGTGTCGCCGCGTCGGGGCAGAGCCTCCGCGCGGTGGTTTGAACGAATGAAGGGGCAAAGCGGTCGACGGAAGCTTGGCTCTCCCGTCGACCGGCATCCTCAGCGAAGGACGTCAGAGTCCATACGGACTGAACTGGTACGAGGCATAGCAGAGGTCCGACGCGTACTCATCGAACAGCGCCGCGAAGTACCACCACGATGACCGGGCGTCGGTGAAATATGCTTGATACCCGTAGTAGGACGCGTAGTAGCAGTAGAGGTAGGCGTCGTCCTGCAAGCTGTAGTCGCCCGAGTTGTAGGCATAGTCGGCGTAGATATACCCGTAGTACGAGTAGTAGTAGGCCGCGCTCTCATTGGCAGTCGGAACGTTCGTCGAGACGTACCCGTAGTACGCGTAGATGTACGCGTCCGTCGCCAACGCATCGGCGTAGAAGGCGAGCGAGTAGGCGTCCGCCTGCTTGGGGGGCGCCCCCATCAGACAGACTGCGGTGACCAATGCTGTGAGCGATGCCCTGAGATGTGACATAGTTCCTCCCCATTCCCGCCGCGCAAGGTTCGAAAAGAATCATCCTGATGAGCCCGCGACACGCCCGATCCGATGAGGTAACGCAATCCATGACTTCTTCCGTGAACTGAATGGGGTGAGAGACGATACGGCCGCGAAGTGAGCGTTCAAGACTCTTCCTTGTCATGACCCTGTCCCGGGGCCATTCGAGCCCAGAACCCGAGATATCCTGGTGTGCTCATGTGAGCGCGCGAGACTGCGTTGGTCGTTTTTGACTGCCGTTGAACCACGTTGAGTTCCGGTCGATCACCAACGCCCCAACTGTCCAAGCTTTGCTCACGAAGAATGCAGCTTGGCGGCGATGGGCTCGTCGCAACGATGGGAAAAGAATCACTTCAACGAGCCGCGCAGGCGCGGTTCCTGCTTTGCGTCGACGCCTCACGAGGCTGTCGCTGGCGGACCCAATACACAAGGACGTTCCGCTCTTTGAGTGCGGTGGAGAGGTCGATGCCGGATGCGATACGGAGAGACAATGCCGGGGCAAGGATGACTTTGTCGGCAAGCCTCAGGCGATCTTCTCCGCGTGCGGAACCATACCGATCCGCGGCGGGAGCGAGAGGGGAGCCGCGCCCAGCATCTCCCATGTTTCCACAGACAGCACCGGTCGTCCCGTTCGCTCGTGGATCTCCGCCGCCTGCTGCCGGTTCGACTCGACGAAGCACAACGCTCCCCCGAGTGACCCGTAGGCGTCTGCCTTGAACTCGGCATGTTTTCGTTCTCCCGGGTTCATCAGCAGCGTCCCGTACTCGACCCCATGCCGCCGCAGCCACGCTTCAGTCTGCGGACGGAACCGTTCAAGCCGTCCGGTGACAATCGCCATCACCGGAACCCGCGGGAGATGGAGCGGCCGGGCGTTCTCCAGGAACTCGGCATACCGCTCGGCGTCCTTCTCCCGCCAGTCGCCCGACCAGTCCTCGCAGATGACGCCGTCCATATCGAGAACAAACCGCCGGGCGTGAACACACGCGAGCCACTGCCAGTGAAAGCAGTGCGGGTTGCCGAGCGCCGCCCCCCAGAAGTCGACACGGCTCTTGCCAACCTCGGTGACGATCGCCGCGGCACGGTAGTGCGGAACGCGGATCCGGCTCCCGATCTCGTCGCAGGTCTTTCCGCTGTTGACCGAGTCGTCGATGACGAGGACTCTCCCGCGGCCGGTTTCCCGCAACTTCCTGGAGACGGAGGGACGATAGGGCCGCGCGATCATCCCCAGGCAAGTCTCGATGGGGACCATCGGGATGTGCAGGTGCTTCGCCACGCCGTTCGCTCGCAGGAAGGAATCGAGTGCGGCCGCCACACGGGCAATGACTGCCTGGAGTCTCCCGGTGATTCCGTCGAGGTTGATGCCGTTTTCGCCCTGGGCCCAGATCAGGAAGTTCGTTGCGGCGCCATAGAGCGGCTGAAAGATGGTCGCGGCCTCACCCTGGAACGTCTTGGCCAGGTTCCCGATCATCCCGCCGAGGGTCTGGGACTGTTTGTCCATCAACCCGGCAAACCTGTTCCCCAGGGCGGCGACAAAGGCATCGAAGACGAGATCGGTCTTTACGACTCCCTGTTCGGTGAGCCGTTGCGTCTCCTGGACCGACCGTCCGATCACCTGCGCCAGCGTTTCCCAGGCGGGAACGCCCGTCTCCTGCAGGGCCTGCATCTGATCGGTTGTGACCTGGCCTGCCGCCTTCATGGCTCCCAGCGCGGCCACCATGCGGTCCACCTGCTCGGGAGAACCTCCGACTCCGACGGCCGCATTTCCAAGCGACCTCAGAATGGGGATGACCTCCTCAGCCTTCACGCCGAACCCGATCGACTTCTGAGCTGAGGCGACCAGTCCCGGCAGCTCAAAGGGGGTGCTGGCCGCGAAGGATTCCAGGTCGCGCAAGAGGATCTTGGCCCGCTCGGCGCTTCCCGTCAGAGCAGTGAAGCTCAGAAGGGCGTTGTCCCGGAGCTTGAGGAGTTCGAACCCCATTTTTCCAACGCTGACAGCGGTGTCGAACATGAACCGCCCAACGGTGGTGCTCATTCCCACCACAGCCGGGTCCACGGCACGAACGGCGGCCGTAAACCCTTCGGCGGCCTTCTTCACGGCCTCGCGCATCTTCTTCGACGATTCTTCAACTCCGTCGCTCGCCTTGTCAGCCGCGACATCGATCGCCCGAAACGCCGCGCTCGCCTGAACCTTCAGTCTCTCAACGCTGTAGCCCGCCTCAGTCAGACCTCGTTTGAACGAGTCGATCTGAATGCTGAGGACGCCGGTCATCGCGCGGAAAGAAGTGCTCATGCCCGCTCAATCGGTCGCGCCAGAGAAACTGGTGCCTGCGAGCGGTCGCCGCCTTGTGATTCAACGGTCCACGTGGCTGGTCTCGAGAACCCAGGGGTCCAACCACTCCCGGGCGGCGGCGGCCGACTCGGTGATCGACAGAAACGGCTGCAGAGCCATCGGATCGTCCGGGGTCCGTATCCGCAGCAGCGTTCCGTCGGCGAACGCCAGCCAGAATGCCGAGCCGATCCGAGTCGAGTTCGGACCGACTTCGCCCTTCAGCAGCGCCGGGACTTCGTCACGAGAAATGTCGCCCGGCTGCATCCAGTGGCACTGGGAACTGACGCCGAGAACGAAGACCACATAGCTCGGAGGCAACTCCTCGAAGGTCCGCTTCTCCCCCTCGGTCCACCAGGTGTCCGGACCGGTGATCGCCATGACCGACGTCCGGTTGGATCCCTGCGGGCAAAAGAAGTCCGGTCCGGATGGCTCGTCCCGCAGCCATCGGTTCTCCGCGGATGTCCACCTTTCGTCCAGGTCATAGGGAGTCATGTGGACGTCTTCGATGAACCGCTGGATCTGGAACCGCCAGCTGGTGCCGGGCGGATCCTTCAGGACGTCCCGAGGGTTGCGATACAGCAACGCCTGGTACGTCACGAGTCCACCGTAAACATGGCGGCAGTCCCACACGACGTGCTCGGAATCGTTGCGGCA of Planctomyces sp. SH-PL14 contains these proteins:
- a CDS encoding tape measure protein, whose product is MSTSFRAMTGVLSIQIDSFKRGLTEAGYSVERLKVQASAAFRAIDVAADKASDGVEESSKKMREAVKKAAEGFTAAVRAVDPAVVGMSTTVGRFMFDTAVSVGKMGFELLKLRDNALLSFTALTGSAERAKILLRDLESFAASTPFELPGLVASAQKSIGFGVKAEEVIPILRSLGNAAVGVGGSPEQVDRMVAALGAMKAAGQVTTDQMQALQETGVPAWETLAQVIGRSVQETQRLTEQGVVKTDLVFDAFVAALGNRFAGLMDKQSQTLGGMIGNLAKTFQGEAATIFQPLYGAATNFLIWAQGENGINLDGITGRLQAVIARVAAALDSFLRANGVAKHLHIPMVPIETCLGMIARPYRPSVSRKLRETGRGRVLVIDDSVNSGKTCDEIGSRIRVPHYRAAAIVTEVGKSRVDFWGAALGNPHCFHWQWLACVHARRFVLDMDGVICEDWSGDWREKDAERYAEFLENARPLHLPRVPVMAIVTGRLERFRPQTEAWLRRHGVEYGTLLMNPGERKHAEFKADAYGSLGGALCFVESNRQQAAEIHERTGRPVLSVETWEMLGAAPLSLPPRIGMVPHAEKIA